A portion of the candidate division WOR-3 bacterium genome contains these proteins:
- a CDS encoding NADH dehydrogenase subunit, whose protein sequence is PGEVVSRYEAPRGENIHYIKSNGTDKPERLKVRAPTLANYPATIYMLKNGFIADIPLIFAAIDPCICCAERVIQIDDIKTKKTKIMTMAELRKWSIEFYKKNPPKKEVIWPL, encoded by the coding sequence CCAGGAGAAGTTGTTAGTAGATATGAGGCACCGCGCGGAGAGAATATTCATTATATCAAATCAAATGGCACAGATAAACCAGAACGCTTGAAAGTTAGGGCGCCGACACTGGCGAATTATCCGGCGACAATTTATATGTTAAAAAATGGATTTATTGCGGATATTCCGCTCATATTTGCAGCGATAGACCCGTGTATCTGTTGTGCGGAGCGGGTGATTCAGATTGATGACATAAAGACAAAAAAGACAAAGATTATGACGATGGCGGAATTGCGCAAATGGTCAATTGAGTTTTATAAAAAGAATCCACCGAAGAAGGAAGTAATATGGCCATTGTGA
- a CDS encoding complex I subunit 1 family protein → MATIKTVLYLFIYPGFLFLFLYSTFAEWVDRKFYARLQNRIGPLYTGPRGVLQPIADFIKLMAKEDIIPEKADKGMFSALPVFSLACVATAAMYLPVWHYESWATFNSFQGDLIVVLFLLSLPTLAFFLAGWHSTNLFSIVGGVRVLTMLFGYEVPLFLAVLSPAILAGSWRIIEITWFFQEKPLLLLVNIIGFFIALIALQAKLERVPFDVPHAETEIVGGTFTEYSGKKLAFFRLLSDIEMVVGAGLIAAVFLGGFPGGLIPGFILFIIKTLIVILLLSAIRAVCARIRIDQVVSFSWRYLAPLAVLQLLIVIIVKYFVL, encoded by the coding sequence ATGGCAACTATAAAGACGGTGTTATACTTATTCATATATCCAGGTTTCCTATTTCTATTTTTGTATTCCACCTTTGCTGAATGGGTGGATAGGAAATTCTATGCACGATTGCAGAACAGGATTGGACCATTATATACCGGTCCGCGTGGTGTGTTACAGCCGATTGCGGATTTTATAAAACTGATGGCTAAGGAAGATATCATTCCAGAAAAGGCAGATAAAGGGATGTTTTCAGCACTGCCGGTATTTTCCCTTGCATGTGTGGCAACAGCGGCAATGTATCTACCGGTCTGGCATTATGAATCCTGGGCTACTTTCAATTCATTCCAGGGTGATTTGATTGTGGTATTATTTTTATTAAGTCTGCCGACCCTTGCCTTTTTCCTTGCCGGCTGGCATTCAACGAATCTATTTTCTATTGTTGGTGGTGTCCGTGTCTTGACGATGTTATTTGGTTATGAGGTACCTTTATTCTTGGCAGTATTGAGCCCGGCAATACTTGCTGGTTCCTGGCGGATCATAGAGATAACCTGGTTCTTTCAGGAGAAACCACTACTTCTATTGGTGAATATAATTGGTTTCTTTATTGCGTTAATTGCCCTTCAGGCAAAACTGGAGCGTGTACCATTTGATGTTCCCCATGCGGAGACTGAAATTGTTGGTGGCACATTTACCGAATATTCAGGGAAAAAACTCGCATTTTTCAGATTGCTTTCAGATATTGAAATGGTCGTTGGTGCAGGACTGATTGCCGCAGTATTTTTAGGCGGATTTCCAGGTGGATTGATACCGGGGTTTATATTATTTATTATTAAGACCTTGATTGTGATACTTTTACTCTCGGCGATTCGTGCGGTCTGTGCAAGGATTCGTATTGACCAGGTTGTATCATTCTCCTGGCGCTATCTTGCCCCGCTTGCGGTTTTGCAGTTATTGATTGTGATAATCGTTAAATATTTTGTTTTATGA
- a CDS encoding 4Fe-4S binding protein, with product MKIAAFLPELVRHIFKKPATVKYPFEKLEVPKGFRGTPILTPEKCIVCYACQRDCPAEAIEITTVNEAEKKFKMVIHNDRCVHCEQCAESCPVDAIKLNTEFELAALSRWDLKEEYIYTKASPKAKTETK from the coding sequence ATGAAAATTGCAGCATTCTTACCTGAGTTAGTTCGCCATATTTTCAAAAAACCTGCAACGGTAAAATATCCCTTTGAAAAACTTGAGGTGCCTAAGGGATTCAGGGGGACGCCGATTTTAACACCGGAAAAATGTATTGTCTGTTATGCCTGCCAGCGCGACTGTCCGGCAGAGGCGATTGAGATAACAACGGTCAATGAGGCAGAAAAGAAATTCAAAATGGTGATTCACAATGACCGATGTGTCCATTGTGAGCAGTGTGCAGAGAGTTGCCCGGTGGATGCGATAAAATTAAATACCGAGTTTGAACTCGCAGCCTTGAGTCGGTGGGACTTAAAGGAAGAATATATCTACACAAAGGCAAGCCCCAAGGCAAAGACCGAAACGAAATAA
- a CDS encoding UvrD-helicase domain-containing protein yields the protein MLLKKLGKYEIIEWLGGGRFGDVFLAYDTILETQFALKISRMRKEEIVMLKDEAKLLASLNHPNIVRFYNIDFIENKFVLVMEYIKGKTLREIIKEGGIEINEFLNIAQQILDGISYAHKTGVLHRDLKPENILITENNTIKITDFGLARFLKTGSIAASTAGTPIYMAPEVWSGKFSEKSDIWSIGVIFYELLTGIPPFLDDNLDGLKKKIEKSKLLIPSMVRPNLPGYLEDIIIKCLNTNPELRPDSEAITKILKKQTKGIKIESTIGVPEKKKGELKLTPDQEQIINNLDGKILVLGQAGCGKTTSLVYGILKLIEKGIPPSRILVCAFTNKAANDIKTRLSQFVPSPQYDFWIGTFHTVALRILRRDCERLDICEDFIIEEPRKIFPLLKTETGKYKMNAIIRTIEILKAKGITPEKFAPANEWQKVCLKIYKEYQQYLKDNNILDYDDLIIYATKLLEEYQDLREHYQSMFEYIFVDELQDINPAQYKFISLLLRDNFFFTGDEDQAIYGWRGASKEIIYRVARDFKDVKIFHLNRSFRLPQSILEIANNLMQRETTAIPNLETGDVIFYAADSINDEIDYIVKEIKDLAELDFAYRDIVILYRMNYLGKSYEEGLSKAGIPFTTIRGTTFYEKEEFKSIIEYLEFLNICKSAEISQESITQGVSIFRVTKSVQNKLEKIVEHHIQNLNVLSPYTIINELVGILKLKSENLEEFLNFAQNYTETGIGKFLSDLKLYQEMDLADWAKDTVKLMTVHSAKGMEFPVVFVVDLVEEIFPMTKSLSEPRDLEEERRLCYVAVTRAQKRLYLLYPKYRSGRQQLPSRFLIDMLRKR from the coding sequence ATGCTTCTAAAAAAACTCGGTAAATACGAAATCATTGAATGGCTCGGCGGCGGCCGATTCGGCGATGTCTTTCTGGCTTATGACACAATCCTTGAAACTCAATTTGCCTTAAAGATTTCCCGGATGCGCAAAGAAGAAATCGTAATGCTCAAGGATGAGGCAAAACTCCTTGCCTCTTTAAATCATCCCAATATCGTCCGTTTTTATAATATAGATTTCATTGAAAATAAGTTTGTCCTTGTGATGGAATACATAAAAGGCAAAACTTTAAGAGAAATCATAAAAGAAGGGGGCATTGAGATAAATGAATTCTTAAATATTGCCCAGCAGATACTTGATGGAATAAGTTATGCGCATAAAACTGGTGTGCTCCATCGTGATTTAAAACCTGAGAACATCTTAATAACCGAAAATAACACAATCAAGATTACTGATTTCGGACTTGCCCGTTTTTTAAAGACCGGCTCAATTGCGGCATCAACTGCCGGCACGCCAATCTATATGGCACCCGAGGTATGGTCGGGAAAATTCAGCGAGAAGTCTGATATCTGGAGTATCGGTGTTATCTTTTATGAACTACTCACTGGCATCCCGCCTTTTCTTGATGACAACCTTGATGGTTTAAAAAAGAAGATTGAAAAGAGTAAGTTGTTAATTCCGAGTATGGTAAGACCAAATCTACCTGGATACCTTGAAGATATTATCATAAAATGCCTTAATACAAATCCTGAATTAAGACCTGATTCAGAAGCAATAACGAAAATTTTAAAGAAACAAACAAAAGGTATAAAAATTGAGTCAACGATAGGTGTCCCTGAAAAGAAGAAAGGTGAATTAAAATTGACCCCGGACCAGGAGCAGATAATAAACAACCTTGATGGCAAAATACTTGTTCTGGGACAGGCGGGTTGCGGTAAGACTACAAGCCTTGTCTATGGAATTTTAAAACTCATTGAGAAAGGTATTCCACCATCGCGTATCCTTGTCTGTGCATTTACCAATAAAGCAGCAAATGATATAAAGACACGACTGAGCCAGTTTGTTCCGTCGCCCCAGTATGACTTTTGGATTGGCACATTCCACACCGTTGCCCTGAGAATTCTTCGTCGCGATTGCGAACGGCTTGATATCTGTGAAGATTTCATTATTGAAGAACCAAGAAAAATATTTCCATTATTGAAGACTGAAACCGGAAAGTATAAAATGAATGCGATAATCAGAACGATCGAAATACTCAAGGCAAAAGGAATTACCCCGGAAAAATTTGCACCGGCAAATGAATGGCAGAAGGTCTGTCTCAAAATTTATAAAGAATATCAGCAGTACCTGAAAGATAACAATATTCTTGATTATGACGACCTGATTATTTATGCCACAAAGTTATTAGAAGAATATCAAGATCTACGGGAACATTATCAAAGTATGTTTGAATATATCTTTGTTGACGAACTCCAGGATATAAATCCCGCCCAGTATAAATTTATCTCCCTGCTATTGAGAGATAACTTTTTCTTTACTGGTGATGAAGATCAAGCAATATATGGCTGGCGGGGCGCAAGCAAAGAAATCATTTATCGGGTCGCCCGGGATTTCAAAGATGTCAAAATATTCCATCTCAATCGAAGTTTCCGCCTTCCCCAATCAATCCTTGAAATTGCCAATAACCTGATGCAGCGAGAAACGACCGCCATTCCCAACTTAGAGACCGGTGATGTAATTTTCTATGCAGCGGACTCAATAAACGACGAAATTGATTATATTGTTAAAGAAATAAAAGACCTTGCAGAACTGGATTTTGCTTATCGCGATATTGTCATTCTCTATCGCATGAATTATCTCGGTAAAAGTTATGAAGAAGGTTTATCAAAGGCAGGTATTCCTTTTACAACTATTCGTGGCACAACATTTTATGAGAAAGAAGAATTCAAGTCAATCATAGAATACCTTGAATTTTTAAATATCTGCAAATCTGCTGAAATATCTCAAGAATCTATCACCCAGGGGGTTTCTATTTTCAGAGTCACAAAGAGCGTGCAAAATAAATTGGAAAAGATTGTCGAGCACCATATCCAGAATCTAAATGTATTATCACCCTACACCATTATCAATGAATTGGTCGGAATATTGAAATTAAAATCCGAGAATCTTGAAGAATTTTTAAATTTCGCCCAGAATTATACTGAAACAGGGATTGGAAAATTCTTGAGTGATTTGAAATTGTATCAAGAAATGGACCTTGCTGACTGGGCAAAGGATACCGTGAAATTGATGACCGTGCACAGTGCCAAGGGAATGGAATTTCCTGTGGTCTTTGTCGTGGACCTTGTAGAAGAGATATTTCCAATGACCAAGAGTTTATCTGAGCCAAGAGACCTTGAAGAAGAAAGAAGACTCTGCTATGTGGCAGTCACCCGTGCCCAGAAAAGGCTCTATCTTTTATATCCCAAATACCGTTCGGGCCGACAGCAATTACCATCAAGATTTTTGATTGACATGTTGAGAAAAAGATAA
- a CDS encoding DUF6569 family protein, which translates to MDFTKLNLGEPIFLRNLMLYPVKNDGNNGNAQIDTIDNLIATGIASFCELATPDVNKIIFDNKGDSPVLMIDGEEITGSMQNRIIAQSFVAQPHSRSQIPVICAEEKRWEEIGGFRTGYCSYPRIRSILASSDSKKTDTQHQVWKEIDRKLTVTRTKSKTSSMHEIFDNLNDEIERYVEGFDGLNHNTVGFLGVAGHTILGCDIFASSEIYHKFEKKLLRSYALDAIEYQRSTGTKPHVENFFKNLKQTIIETGFDSKSGHKGFKGRKLVGQMVFYKNAPVHISAFPG; encoded by the coding sequence ATGGATTTCACGAAATTAAATCTCGGTGAACCAATATTTTTAAGAAATTTGATGCTCTATCCAGTAAAAAATGATGGAAATAATGGAAACGCACAAATTGATACCATTGATAATCTTATCGCTACGGGTATAGCAAGTTTTTGTGAACTTGCCACACCTGATGTAAACAAAATAATATTTGACAACAAGGGTGATTCTCCCGTGCTGATGATTGATGGTGAAGAAATAACCGGTTCTATGCAGAACCGTATAATTGCGCAATCATTCGTTGCTCAACCACATTCGCGCAGTCAAATACCGGTGATATGTGCCGAAGAGAAAAGATGGGAAGAGATTGGTGGATTCAGAACGGGCTATTGTTCGTATCCGAGAATTCGCTCCATTCTTGCATCTTCGGATAGTAAAAAAACTGATACTCAGCATCAAGTATGGAAAGAAATTGATAGGAAATTGACGGTCACCAGGACAAAATCAAAAACTTCATCTATGCATGAAATATTTGATAATCTTAACGATGAGATTGAACGTTATGTTGAGGGATTTGATGGGTTAAATCATAATACGGTCGGATTTTTGGGTGTTGCTGGACATACTATACTTGGTTGTGATATATTTGCTTCTTCTGAGATATATCATAAATTTGAAAAGAAATTGCTGCGCAGTTATGCACTGGATGCGATTGAATACCAGCGGAGTACAGGGACCAAACCTCATGTGGAAAACTTTTTTAAAAATCTAAAACAAACTATAATTGAGACTGGTTTTGATAGTAAATCCGGGCATAAAGGATTTAAAGGTAGAAAGTTAGTCGGTCAGATGGTTTTTTATAAAAATGCCCCTGTGCATATCTCTGCATTTCCGGGTTAA
- a CDS encoding carboxypeptidase-like regulatory domain-containing protein: MRKILTIPLVIFISLFSHCINAPRSNKYDPKNPDKAEVQGYVYEPDSLTITGAIINLLNYNNNIVQAETSDADGCFSFTRIDPGIYKITAQTKYFANIIIENESLWAGKKLTNYRIFFNTFHFEDDEINSVPYGFITVSGDWRISEDSNGNHIYTGTDTDNTNPAITFFRNRTHAFKFSFKFMVSPVSGQNWETGILLWYQDSLNFYSIKITKTSVQYRLMKNGSLTVFYTKIRETTEGVFHTLKAVQAGDALPIYLDDIYLFPVSLINTAFENGYWGLYVFSHEAGTSVKVDFDDIYLKIPQ; encoded by the coding sequence ATGAGAAAAATACTTACTATCCCTTTGGTTATATTTATTTCATTATTCTCCCATTGTATAAATGCACCGCGCAGCAACAAATACGACCCCAAAAATCCTGATAAGGCAGAAGTGCAGGGTTATGTCTATGAACCAGATTCTCTTACTATCACCGGTGCAATAATAAACCTTTTAAATTACAATAACAACATCGTCCAAGCGGAGACGAGCGATGCTGATGGATGCTTTTCTTTTACGAGGATAGACCCAGGAATATATAAAATAACTGCGCAAACAAAATACTTTGCCAATATTATAATTGAAAATGAAAGTCTTTGGGCTGGAAAAAAACTTACGAATTATAGAATTTTTTTTAACACCTTCCACTTTGAAGACGATGAAATAAATTCTGTACCATACGGGTTTATTACTGTCAGTGGGGATTGGCGTATATCAGAGGATTCAAATGGCAATCATATTTATACTGGAACTGATACTGATAATACCAATCCTGCAATAACTTTTTTTAGAAACCGCACGCATGCATTTAAATTTAGTTTTAAATTCATGGTATCCCCGGTTTCCGGCCAAAATTGGGAAACAGGAATTCTATTATGGTACCAGGATAGTTTAAATTTTTATTCCATAAAAATTACAAAAACTTCGGTGCAATATCGCCTAATGAAAAATGGTTCGTTAACAGTTTTTTATACAAAGATACGAGAAACAACAGAAGGCGTATTCCATACGCTCAAAGCAGTTCAGGCGGGTGATGCATTACCTATTTATCTGGATGATATATATTTATTCCCTGTCTCTTTAATAAATACTGCCTTTGAAAATGGTTACTGGGGATTGTATGTGTTTAGCCACGAGGCGGGAACATCCGTGAAAGTTGATTTTGACGATATTTACCTTAAAATTCCTCAATAA
- a CDS encoding TonB-dependent receptor, with the protein MVNFILITILFTGITGKIQGVVKDEDTKEPITFADVIILNTEMGAATDDNGNFFILNVPSGRYTIEVSCLGYQTKRIENVLVEVDRTTRLNVTLKQTAIEIAPVTVYGETPTIKKDYVATTQIVRKAEIATLPVDYTPAVITFQAAVAKTDTALHVRGGRATEVQYMVDNVSIIDPQTGDVAIEISKGIVEEVIFLPGGFDAEYGRAMSGVVNLISERPQKKLQGNLYAKTEKIMPFYYDFGYENYQSTIHLPATRNLQGLASIDIMQTQDWDPRLYILPHKQRGDYSIYSKWLFTPSGKIKFSVSGAKSRSQFDRYSGPDPFFKFYLDHYRSDMRKGELAAINLNYLPDNTKLFNLTVSRLYTQKTYGVRESGNYGIFDDFKFRDYRTLKWPRGTHRNPFGVAHYKVISEGDYPQYQEKNSEVYNINFKANLQLHQYHELKAGVEYIYQNLDNFTYFVCTDTLNPIADVYNHQPKEYSVYVQDNVDIKGFYAKLGARYDYYAVDIEGAKPQINISPRIGCSFLVTENFLFRANIGRYVQPPLYDYVYSFYELLPLAPQYYNFISIVGNPELRPEKTLSYEIGFQGLVKENLTATTNLFYKDVSDLTGTRYVMQLPLGYFQYYNVEYANIKGMETILEYSNNFFSGKISYTLSWAKGTSSYAGEYADTSVSKPTQDYYLNFDQRHRIFIQGGLKGPLGTNIYLLAYFGNGFPYTPPGYLGKYEERNIFHLPFQRQIDCVIAKGFNINRISFNLQLEVINLLDQRYEVAPHYPLMSLEKIRAEDFNDFLSLTNPYYSPAADFNHDGIMTPYETFHSFRALIIATDDWVAAYTAPRRARIGIKINL; encoded by the coding sequence ATGGTCAATTTTATCTTGATTACAATTCTTTTTACCGGCATTACTGGCAAGATTCAGGGTGTAGTAAAGGATGAAGATACCAAAGAACCGATTACCTTTGCCGATGTAATTATTTTAAATACTGAAATGGGTGCAGCAACTGATGACAATGGCAATTTTTTTATCTTAAATGTGCCTTCAGGGAGGTACACAATTGAAGTCTCGTGCCTGGGCTATCAGACAAAGAGGATTGAAAATGTCCTGGTTGAAGTTGACCGAACCACAAGACTCAATGTCACATTGAAACAGACTGCCATTGAGATTGCACCGGTTACGGTTTATGGAGAAACTCCAACGATAAAAAAGGATTATGTCGCTACAACCCAGATTGTGCGTAAAGCCGAGATTGCCACATTGCCTGTTGATTATACACCTGCTGTAATCACATTCCAGGCAGCCGTGGCAAAGACCGATACTGCCTTACATGTCCGTGGTGGTAGGGCAACTGAAGTCCAGTATATGGTTGATAATGTTTCAATTATTGATCCCCAGACCGGGGATGTCGCAATTGAAATATCAAAAGGGATTGTTGAAGAAGTGATATTTCTGCCTGGAGGTTTTGATGCCGAATATGGTCGGGCAATGTCCGGGGTGGTGAATTTAATCTCAGAAAGACCGCAGAAAAAGTTACAGGGAAATCTGTATGCCAAGACCGAAAAGATTATGCCTTTTTATTATGACTTTGGTTATGAGAATTATCAATCCACAATTCATTTACCTGCCACAAGAAACTTGCAGGGGCTTGCCTCAATAGATATTATGCAAACCCAGGATTGGGACCCAAGATTATATATATTGCCCCATAAACAAAGAGGAGATTATTCAATCTACAGCAAATGGCTCTTTACACCTTCAGGCAAGATTAAGTTTAGTGTGAGTGGGGCAAAATCAAGAAGTCAATTTGACCGATATTCGGGTCCAGATCCATTTTTTAAATTCTATCTTGACCATTATCGTTCGGATATGCGCAAGGGTGAACTCGCCGCAATAAATTTAAACTATCTGCCCGATAATACAAAATTATTCAATCTCACGGTCAGTAGACTGTATACACAAAAAACTTATGGTGTGCGTGAGTCAGGTAATTATGGGATATTTGATGATTTCAAATTTCGCGATTACCGAACACTGAAATGGCCCCGGGGAACCCACAGGAATCCATTTGGTGTAGCTCATTATAAAGTTATTAGTGAAGGTGATTATCCCCAGTATCAGGAAAAGAATTCAGAAGTGTATAATATCAACTTTAAAGCCAACCTCCAACTCCATCAGTATCATGAATTAAAAGCCGGGGTTGAATATATCTATCAGAACCTTGATAATTTTACATATTTTGTCTGCACTGATACCTTGAATCCAATTGCGGATGTTTACAATCATCAACCAAAGGAATATTCTGTTTATGTCCAGGACAATGTTGATATTAAAGGTTTCTATGCGAAACTTGGCGCACGCTATGACTACTATGCGGTGGATATTGAAGGTGCGAAACCCCAGATAAATATCTCACCCAGAATAGGCTGCTCATTTCTGGTAACCGAAAATTTCCTTTTCCGTGCGAATATCGGCAGATATGTCCAGCCGCCCCTATATGATTATGTCTATTCTTTTTATGAGCTTCTGCCTCTTGCACCACAATACTACAATTTCATATCAATTGTGGGAAATCCTGAGTTAAGACCTGAGAAGACATTGAGTTATGAAATCGGATTTCAGGGATTGGTCAAAGAAAATCTCACTGCAACAACAAATCTTTTTTACAAAGATGTTTCAGACTTGACGGGCACACGCTATGTTATGCAATTGCCCCTTGGGTATTTTCAGTATTATAATGTTGAATATGCCAATATCAAAGGAATGGAAACCATCTTAGAATATAGCAACAATTTCTTCTCAGGAAAAATCTCATACACCCTTTCCTGGGCAAAAGGTACGAGTTCTTATGCGGGTGAGTATGCAGATACTTCTGTGAGCAAACCAACACAAGATTACTATTTGAACTTTGACCAACGTCACCGTATTTTCATTCAAGGTGGATTAAAAGGTCCCTTAGGGACAAATATCTATCTTCTTGCCTATTTTGGCAATGGTTTTCCTTACACCCCGCCCGGATATTTGGGTAAATACGAAGAGCGCAATATTTTCCATCTACCCTTCCAGCGTCAGATTGATTGTGTAATAGCAAAAGGATTCAATATCAATAGAATATCTTTCAATCTACAATTAGAAGTAATCAATCTTCTTGATCAGCGTTATGAAGTTGCACCTCATTATCCTTTAATGTCTCTGGAAAAAATCAGGGCTGAAGATTTTAATGACTTTCTTTCACTGACCAATCCATATTATAGCCCGGCTGCAGATTTCAATCATGACGGTATTATGACTCCTTACGAAACATTCCATTCCTTTAGAGCATTAATCATTGCAACCGATGACTGGGTTGCGGCATATACTGCCCCAAGACGGGCAAGGATTGGTATAAAAATAAATCTATGA
- a CDS encoding T9SS type A sorting domain-containing protein: protein MRLVFLLLIVFNIIIAITLPIDIVSHEPMSSEAPGLYNQPHTPVIMSNDFFVIDSGTAWSMWTQIQECLSYNPMVAGLQFVCRSYLSGLNLSVSQTDNFFTLSLTDFGVYTGQFGACHYPNSIASGFNTAGSGPHISYNCGYVASSRLVAQFETGGWWSSYWDAPTDLGPGIVNTMRNVGKQLPNGNLIFIGMVENDLSGRIRLIYRTYNCNLTTHLAGGYINPDYRRYWGFDINNGIAYIFYYDTLLNIYYRTTTDGINWSSEQVYNMVWPEPFDSNLVFWTQAVVMDNGEPKLIFDNIDYQDYIAGNYPTTGKIYVSPGSGQVCREISTGLNRNFYPTIATGGDYLIGLWHSQAGAGQDSLAFWNLYYNYSTDGGLNWHTPRNITGSFGYRHGLAQIAKRIDTQNNQFFYVFGQDMVADLDPIWMCWKGWQYSHPARWYWGRQAITGIQEQKQEKPQKFSLNISPNPVRDNAVITYTIPEAGHISLKVYSIDGRLVRIIENGFKNAGRYALNYSFRDLNSGVYLVLLEKGNYSLNTTIVIVSN, encoded by the coding sequence ATGAGACTTGTCTTCTTGCTTCTGATTGTGTTTAATATAATTATAGCAATAACCTTGCCGATAGATATTGTGAGTCATGAGCCGATGTCTTCAGAAGCACCAGGATTATACAATCAACCACATACACCTGTGATTATGTCAAATGATTTTTTTGTAATAGACTCGGGTACAGCCTGGTCAATGTGGACTCAAATACAAGAATGTTTGTCATATAATCCAATGGTTGCCGGACTACAGTTTGTGTGTAGAAGTTACCTATCGGGATTAAATTTAAGTGTTTCACAGACCGATAATTTCTTTACTCTATCACTAACTGACTTTGGCGTATATACTGGACAATTTGGTGCGTGTCATTATCCCAATTCAATTGCCTCGGGATTTAATACCGCGGGAAGTGGACCACATATCTCTTATAATTGCGGATATGTAGCTTCTTCAAGATTGGTTGCGCAATTTGAAACCGGTGGCTGGTGGTCCTCATACTGGGATGCGCCAACTGATTTAGGACCAGGTATTGTAAACACAATGCGGAATGTTGGCAAACAACTACCCAACGGTAATCTTATCTTTATTGGAATGGTTGAAAATGATCTTTCAGGGCGCATCCGTCTTATCTATCGCACCTACAATTGTAATCTCACGACCCATCTGGCGGGTGGTTATATCAATCCTGATTATCGTAGATACTGGGGATTTGATATTAATAATGGTATTGCCTATATCTTTTACTATGATACACTCTTGAATATCTACTACCGCACGACAACCGATGGCATAAACTGGTCATCAGAACAGGTTTACAATATGGTCTGGCCTGAGCCCTTTGATTCCAATTTGGTCTTCTGGACCCAGGCCGTGGTTATGGACAATGGTGAGCCCAAATTGATATTTGATAATATTGATTATCAGGATTATATTGCTGGCAATTATCCAACGACTGGGAAAATCTATGTCTCACCGGGTTCAGGGCAGGTATGTAGAGAAATATCTACTGGCTTAAATAGGAACTTCTATCCCACGATTGCTACGGGTGGAGATTATCTCATTGGTCTCTGGCATTCCCAGGCAGGAGCGGGACAGGATTCACTGGCGTTTTGGAATCTGTATTATAATTATTCAACGGATGGTGGGTTGAACTGGCATACACCGCGTAATATTACAGGCAGTTTTGGTTATCGGCATGGGCTGGCGCAAATTGCCAAGCGGATTGATACCCAGAATAATCAATTCTTTTATGTCTTTGGTCAGGATATGGTTGCGGATTTAGACCCGATATGGATGTGCTGGAAGGGCTGGCAGTATTCTCATCCGGCAAGGTGGTACTGGGGCAGGCAGGCGATTACGGGTATCCAAGAGCAGAAACAGGAAAAACCACAAAAATTTTCTTTAAATATTTCCCCCAATCCGGTGCGGGATAATGCGGTGATTACTTATACTATTCCTGAAGCAGGGCATATTTCTTTAAAAGTCTATTCCATTGATGGCAGGCTGGTAAGGATAATTGAAAATGGGTTTAAGAATGCAGGAAGATATGCATTAAACTACTCATTTAGGGATTTGAATTCAGGCGTATATCTGGTACTGTTGGAAAAAGGAAACTATAGTTTGAATACTACAATTGTTATTGTAAGCAATTAA